In Takifugu rubripes chromosome 22, fTakRub1.2, whole genome shotgun sequence, the genomic window CAGATGCGAAAGCAGCATAAATGTGCGTGCTTTGTCTATAAGTAACACTTGAACCAGCAGGAACCGTCCATCACACACAGATCACGACAACTGGGTGAGTTTTTATTGGCACTCTGAACTCTCATATGCTTGAATTGTGAGATCAACAGCCCCTACAGACGTTACAGATGGAAAATGGATTCTAAACGTTTGTGGATCAAGCTGAACTTTGACATTCTTATGGTGATAAATAGAGGCTGAACTTCATGGCCCTGCTTTCTAAAACGCTATCTCTTATACAGATAAGTATGTGTAATGGCACCAACGTCACCACCAGCCCTCCATGCAAGGTGGACTACCTCAGCGCTCTGGCGTACACTCCTTTGTTTCTCCTGGGTTTGTGTCTCAATATCGCCGCTCTACGCACCTTCATCGCCATAAGGGCCTCCTGGAAAGACACCCATATCTACATGTTCAACCTAAACATGGCTGATTTTgccctcatcctcttcctgcccttcaGGATATACGATGCCCTATTTTGCCTCGACAGGACCAAATTGTGTACATTTCTAATATTCAGCCATTACATTAACATGTATGCCAGCATTCTGACCACAACGGCCATCTCTGTGCATCGCTTCCTCACCATAAGGTTTCCTCTGCAGGCCAGGTCATGGCGGAAGAAGAAGGAGACAGCTTTTGCAGTGTGTCTGGTCGTGTGGGTACTTTTGGTGACATTGTGCGCTATATTTAGAAAGGAAAATTACCCCGATAAACTGTGGAACTGCTTCGAAAGATGCAAAAATCGCCCACTTAATCTGGTCTTCATTTTGATTGTGACCTGTCTGGGCTTCCTCACCCCACTGCTGATCATTGTTTACTGCTCCCACCAGATCATCACCATTCTGTTAAAGGAAGACAACaggtcagaggagaagatgagcaCCATCGGCATTGTGACGGCAAACATGGCTGTGTTCATTTTCTGCTACATGCCCATCCACATTGGCTTTCTTGTCAACTATTATTACAAATTTCCTCCTGACTGGCAGGAGGTACTCTCACCTGTACATATTTACTTACTCGTGTGCGAGTGGATCGCTTCCACAAACTGCTGTTTTGATTCCATCAGCTATTATTTTTTACTGAGGAGGTATTATTCAGATGCTATGAAAAGAGTTTCCCTCTGGTTCCAGTTAAAATCTTGAAATCTTCCACATTTTTGGTCTAAATTTTAACTCCCCCCTCTTGTGAGGCCAACTTAGTTTTAAACCTGTTGTAATTTAACTTTCCATGCTTGTCATATAGAATCTTATGATTTGAGGTTGTTATCCGCTTCTATGCGGAAACCGCAACGCCTTCGTGCTTTCTGTGAGGACTTTACATCTCAGTTGCAATGTCTTCTCTCATTGTGCAGCGAATCTACATTCTGGTCGCCAagtccaggaaaaacaaaaaccggAAACCGTCGATCACATAGTGCCAGTGTTTGTCTCCCCCGTGTGGCTTAAAGAGTAACTACACCACACGGTTCCGTCTCTGTTTACGTTCCGTCTTTGATGACAAATGTGCCTCATTTACAGAAAATAAAGCACAGTAATGATGCAAACATTCCACCGACTCCCGAGGAGAAGTACAGATGCATTTTGCAAGCGCGCATTGCGTAGGCCTGTGTATAATGATATGCATTTATTTCAATGAGTGCATTCAGAACCACAAGGGACAACAATAGCAGTCAATTACATAATGCCATTTAATAGCAGTACTCCAAAGATTGATGGATAATATATCAGTAGTATCTTAGCaactgaaacaaaaagaagGCAGCTGATGAAGGCTCATTTCTGGCCTGCAAATCTACTCTAACAACATATAGATGGGCTGAAGTCAGCACTCAGCCAGACTCACGTAAATACTGTACATACATCTTATTCACAGCATTGTCAcaaagagaagggggagaacagaaaataaaacaaacaaacacacagatccCCTGGCAAACCGCACCGACACTACACCTTCAGGTCGACTTTATTTACACTATTCACACATGGTAAGTGCTGCGGATTCGAATGCAAGAAAAAAGTCTTTGTGCTTTCCCTTCTTACTGCACAGATGTGTGACTATAAACATGAAAAGGATGAGTACATTCATTGACCGAAAACAGGCATTGTTCACCGTTTCTCCTCCAAGATGGCAGCCGGTTGCCAATGACAACCGCAAGACAGAAACAATCCGGATGGGAGGAAAAATAGGTTAACAGTCCTCTGACAGCATCTCAGTTGTTCGGAAGGTTTGTTTCTGAGGCACCTCCGAATGGGCACAGTTGCTTAACAGGTATCAAACAGAGGTCGTGTCGGGGGGTCATCGGCTCTATTACATATTTACAGTCTTTGTTACATGTAACAGTATTTCATAAACAGACTTCTCGACGCCGTCGGGGGCTGAAGCCGTTGTTttcccagcagcagaagctgacgTGACGTCCAAGAACAAAATAACATTCGGCGTGTTTGTAGTCAAAGGCATTCGtagagtgtgtgagtgcatgtgatGCGCCGACGCGGGGTTCCGTGGCACTCAAAACCATTCCTCCcagttttattaatttttttttttttcaggcgTGCTACACACGATGAAATCCTTTCGGCTCGTGAGTAAAAAGAGGCGACTCCGATCGTAAAAACAGTCATGACATTTGCTTTTGCGCATCGACAAATGAGTTATGAGGGCGTGATGCTATTTGCGGGGTTAGCTATGTACAATTGAGGTcggcacaaacacaacaaattaGCCGCCCGACTGTGGCTGAGAATAGAAGACGGCCAGAAGGGTTCCAACGTCGATGGTGCACGCTGTCCTCCAGCCAGGAGTGGCTCCACCCTTTCACGGCACTTTGATGGACTGAATAGATCATCCCGGGGACATTCTCAGCCCCTCCAGCTCAGAGGGAAACCAGAAGTTTGAATCACCCCCTCTGGGTCAGGTGACCTCCTGCTTGTTTCGGGGGAATTCTGCCTAATAAATCCCCGCCTTAAACTGATAATTAAGGACGTGGTGGTTGGATATTCTCTGtattctcctctctgtcctgtccatATCAACTCATTGGCCTCTCTGGAGCGGCGGGAAAGGCGGCTGAGACGCTGCCGTCAAACCGAGCATGCGTTTGGCAGAAATAGTGCTGACGTTTCAGTCGTGCACTCTGCTCTCCAGAGTTATGGTCCCTGTCAGACAGGTTAGATGCATTTGGCGCACGTCGATCTTCTCTCTGCACACAGAATACTAAACATCCTCTGTGGCCTGTACCCGTGTGCGCCAAAGAGCAGTGAGGGACGACCTTCCTGAGGACTCGTCCCCAGTTAAATGTGTCTCCTACATCGTCCGTTTCTGTCAGTGGGTTTAAAATTTACAATCGGACCCAGAGGGAACTGTGGGTGATCAGTGTTGTTAAACAGAagcttcctgctcctgcagcctcagataaactgcagcttctgATTTGGCCTCTCCGTCCAAATCCGCTCGGCCTCCCGTCccatcttccatccatcctctctctctgttcctcgGCAACTCTGCAATGCAGACACGGCAACAACCTCAGACCGTCTGACCAATTAATGTGAGCCGGGAGATGAGTGGCAGGCCCGGCAGCCAGTCACGAGGAGAGATTCAtcaaggagggagggaggggggaggtgggggtgccTGAGAGGCTAAGAGAAGGGCTGAGGGACACATAGGGATgcagggaagagagaggggatgTGATGGACGGAGGCGGGGAGGAACGAGACAAACCAGTAGAAGCTCCCATCTGCTCACTGGCCAGGCTGAGTCCTGTCACCGCAGTTCTTCTTGCTCATCAGATGGCTGAGGTCCACCAGCTCGCCCAGCTCCCCCCTTTCCAGGGCCCCTCGCAGCAGGGCCCTGGTCAGACCCGGGGTGTGCTGCTGCGATATGTAAGGCTGGGGTCCGGGAGGGGGCATGGAGGGCGGAGGCAGGGGGATGGGGACCATGCCGTGGCTGCTCAGGATGTATCCTTCTGGCGCCGGCCAGCGTAGAGGCAGCGGCTCGCTGTACTCCACAGGGGCGCTGGGGGCTGAGACCACTCTCCGGCGCTCTGGGGAGTCCTGGGGCGTCATGGGGTATACGTACTCTCCAGCAGACTTCCTGAGAGGGGCTTTTGGCGTCCCCTTCATTCCCTTCTCCTGTTTGCTCAGGCAGACGTATTGTTGGCGCGGTGCATCGCCCCCCCGACCCTCGCCGCCGTGTCTCCCGCCTCCGCCCTGCTGAAAAAGTCTGGTGGTCAGATAAACTGAGGGGGGCATGCGGCAGGGCGAACCCAGACCCACAGACCCTCCACCCAGGTACGTCTGGCTGGTGTCCCACCCTCCCGAGTTGGAGTCGGACAGTCGCAGGCCTCTGCGCTTCTGCTGGGGGGTGTGCTCGGGCGTCGGCAGGAAGCCCGGGTCAAGCTCGCCGGACTTCACCCAGCCATTTGGCATGACAAACAGGGTTTCCCCACCCTGAGAGCAGGGGCGCTCCCCGCCTCCCTGCCTCGTCACGCTAAGCACAGAGCCGCCGATGCCGCCGCCGTTGCTCAGTAGGCCTCGCTCTCGTCTCTGGATGGAGGACTGGCTGGCACTGCGCCGGTTGGTGGGCTTGTGGGCCATGATCCAGCATACGGCAAGACCCGAGAGCGCCGCCCCGATGGTAAAGGCCGAGACCGCAGACGCCACAAGCAGGTTGAGGGAGACCAAGCTCTCTGGTTCAATCAGCAAACTCTGCTGAAGGATTCCTGCACAGTAAAAGAACTAATTAGGAGCATTTACAGAACATTAAAATGGCATTAAATGTTGCCTGCTGGGGGAAGTTAAATGCAGAGATtattactttttttccccctcagaagATATAGCATAGCACAATAAATTAAGAACTACAATAACCCATTGAATGTGTGTCATCATTATGCCATTATTTTCTGCGCTGCACTTATTTAAAGGAGCTCGTCTCCACTTTGGCCTTGAGGCTCCACCGGCTCCAGTTTCAGTCTGCAACTGTCATCAGGCCGctgcgtctcctctcctctcctcctacccccctcctctcctgtcctctccgctcctttcctcccttctcctcgccccctcatctcctctcctcttgcaGCATACCATTACCTCAGTGTTTCCACCCTGCTCTAATCACTCCCATCTGCGGAGCGGCAGCTCGTGCCTGTCTGCTGCTCTACTTCTGGCATTCAGATtcagtcagttcagcagcttgGCATCACTGACTCTGATACAGTTTACCAAGAGATGGATGAGAACAAGAGGATCAGTTGTCATACAAATGATGCAGGCAGGGACTGTTCTGAGTCTTGCCTCAGAAGAATAattcaaaatgaatgaatgtgctGGAAAGGGAATTCTTCTTTCCACTGCATTTTTAGAGCATGAGTCCAGGCTCTGAGACCTCCACATGGGCCTCTAAACAACCGCGGCATCAGTATTTTATGCTGAGCGATGCCTTCGTTAGATGTGTGACAACACAGTCACGCAACTGAGGAATGTTTCATTTCCCATTGTGCAGACTTGTGTTGTTTACCAGATGCTGCGCAGGCTCCCTGCCTCACACTGGGAGCATTCTGTCTGAAAGCAAAACCTAGAACTCCTACCTGATAAGGAAGCCTTTTGTTTGCATGATATAATTCAAATATGTTATTTTACAGAACTGTTTCCACCATTTGCATAAAAAAGTGAAACATTCAGTGCCGACTGTGGGTGCAGTTTCTGATTGTGCCACTAGGAGGAGCTTGTCCTCGCTCCAGCATCCGTCTCATGTTGCTGCAACTCACCATCACAGTCTCCAAGGTGAGAGGTGGCGTTTCCAAAATCCACATCTTGTTGAAAAGGCAACCTGCAGGCCACAGCAAACACAGAGGGAACATTTATGAGTTTATCTTTTAATAATTCTTAAAATATCAGGCAATATGTTAGAGCTCCCATGTTCACTAAACGATTACAAAGACTTATCGATGAGTCACCCGGTGTAATGGAATATGCTATTGACCCCATTATTGATTTTCTCTCGCTTGTCACCTCAAAggaagggcaaaggtcagggtcagtcTTACGAGCACTGACGGGAGCTGTTGTATCGATGTACGGATACaactgctgctgtctctgcttGGACTCTACATTTATGGGGAAAATGATCTGGAATCTGTAAACAAGAACGTTCATATCCTTAGCACGTCCATTTTCTGATGACATTTTCCtattttgcattcatttttcaCCATTTTCCTCCTGAATTGCGTTCGTTTGATTTAATCGACTGTGAAATAAGTACCACTCCCCGCTTTACTCCTTGCCATTCTGCTCCTTCTTAATATGTCCAACACAGAGGCACAATTCCACGTCTGCCTCGATAAAATAGATGATTCACAGGGTCTTAAAAACGCTCAAAGACATCCGCACCCGCAGGAGCGTATTAAATGAAACTACAGATGCAGGAAGTTGTCCGGTGTTTGTCTGCATGAGCTCACCTGGTTCCTGGTCTCAGGAAAACACAGGTGCTGCCTCTGGTCCAACCACAGTACGGATCTCTGGAGGCCAGAcaactcctacacacacacacacacacacatacaagtgAGAAAAATGTTCCCTCTTGCACCTGAAAGGTGCCAAAGACACAGCAGGACTCTTGTCTCTCACTTCATGCAGCGTGAATACAGGTGGCAGCGAGATGTGGGCATCCGCACGAGACAGGAGGGGAAGGCCAGCAGCAGGGTGTGGCTGGTCCTGTCCAGTGTCAGGGACAAGAGCTGGCGGGCCTGAGGCGAATCTTCGCCACATCTGGAGAAACAGACACAAGGTAGAACGTTAGAATTGAGTCTGACGTTtgtcgccctctggtggacgtCTGCAGGAGCGGACAATGATTCTCCAGCTGTGACTCACTTCTCTGGATTgaacccctccacctcctccagaaacacgcTGCTGTGGGACACAGAATCGCCACTGGGAATCATGAGAAACTTGAGGATAGTTCCCCGCGTCGAGCCCAGGAACAACACAGTGCGGTTCCTATGAGGACCGGCTTCTGTGTCCACCACCATGGCCGTCAGCTGGTACCTGCGTGAGGAGATGAGTGGATCAGCTGAAGATTACGCCTTCTCCAAGGTAGATCTGCAGGTGGGCTCGCGTACCGGCCCATCGTCTTCACCACCCAGGGTCGATGGCCGAGCAGGGGAACGGTCTCGTCCATCAGTGGGTGGGTCTTCACGAAGTTCAGCACCTCATCGGGCAGCGTGGTGGAAGAGCTAAACCTGGATCCCTGCACCGCACAGCCCCCCGGCCTGCAGGAACGGAcggagagggaggtgagatgtccagagagaggagaaaggacagAGCCAGAGGAGTTCTGTGGTCGCCGAGAGACTTGGAATATTTGCTGAATAGTCATGAAACTGCTGCGGGATTGACGGGGGCTTATTGAAGCggttgggcgggggggggtaaATACCGTAGACTATGTGACAGATGCTGGTGAAAACAGCACCGCAGAATTCTGCCAAAGTTGGGCTCACCTGTGCGTTGCATGACAATACCTGGGTTTAGGCACCGCTTCATCCGGCACAGGGGTCCAAATGGACTCCGGGGATTTCTGCTCCTTAAAGCGGCCCTCAAAGACCTGAGCGAGCTGCTGCATGTCGAACACGCACACCGCCGACCCGGGGATGCTGGAAGAGACGGACGGAGA contains:
- the LOC105418130 gene encoding G-protein coupled receptor 35-like, producing the protein MCNGTNVTTSPPCKVDYLSALAYTPLFLLGLCLNIAALRTFIAIRASWKDTHIYMFNLNMADFALILFLPFRIYDALFCLDRTKLCTFLIFSHYINMYASILTTTAISVHRFLTIRFPLQARSWRKKKETAFAVCLVVWVLLVTLCAIFRKENYPDKLWNCFERCKNRPLNLVFILIVTCLGFLTPLLIIVYCSHQIITILLKEDNRSEEKMSTIGIVTANMAVFIFCYMPIHIGFLVNYYYKFPPDWQEVLSPVHIYLLVCEWIASTNCCFDSISYYFLLRRYYSDAMKRVSLWFQLKS
- the LOC101076448 gene encoding semaphorin-6B-like isoform X3, coding for MGTVAPPLAFLLLLLHLAEGSFPEEPSPLSFVPIEVVRRYPIFLGRAHRSAPRQELHIQTVLQVNRTLYIGARDDLYRVELDNMAGEEMFYSKKRTWESNKNDIRVCRMKGKHEGECRNYIKVLLSQHGGLFICGTNAFNPLCANYTKDTLEMVGEPVSGMARCPYDPRHANVAVFADGSLFTATVTDFLAIDAVIYRSLSDSPALRTVKHDSKWFREPYFVSSMEWGPHIYFFFREMAMEFHHLEKVMVSRVARVCKADLGGSQRVLEKQWTTFLKARLNCSVPGDSHFYFNLLHATSDIIHMQGRDVILGLFSTPPNSIPGSAVCVFDMQQLAQVFEGRFKEQKSPESIWTPVPDEAVPKPRPGGCAVQGSRFSSSTTLPDEVLNFVKTHPLMDETVPLLGHRPWVVKTMGRYQLTAMVVDTEAGPHRNRTVLFLGSTRGTILKFLMIPSGDSVSHSSVFLEEVEGFNPEKCGEDSPQARQLLSLTLDRTSHTLLLAFPSCLVRMPTSRCHLYSRCMKSCLASRDPYCGWTRGSTCVFLRPGTRLPFQQDVDFGNATSHLGDCDGILQQSLLIEPESLVSLNLLVASAVSAFTIGAALSGLAVCWIMAHKPTNRRSASQSSIQRRERGLLSNGGGIGGSVLSVTRQGGGERPCSQGGETLFVMPNGWVKSGELDPGFLPTPEHTPQQKRRGLRLSDSNSGGWDTSQTYLGGGSVGLGSPCRMPPSVYLTTRLFQQGGGGRHGGEGRGGDAPRQQYVCLSKQEKGMKGTPKAPLRKSAGEYVYPMTPQDSPERRRVVSAPSAPVEYSEPLPLRWPAPEGYILSSHGMVPIPLPPPSMPPPGPQPYISQQHTPGLTRALLRGALERGELGELVDLSHLMSKKNCGDRTQPGQ
- the LOC101076448 gene encoding semaphorin-6B-like isoform X2, translating into MSPLNGDATTARRNRRGKRQCLCAAAMGTVAPPLAFLLLLLHLAEGSFPEEPSPLSFVPIEVVRRYPIFLGRAHRSAPRQELHIQTVLQVNRTLYIGARDDLYRVELDNMAGEEMFYSKKRTWESNKNDIRVCRMKGKHEGECRNYIKVLLSQHGGLFICGTNAFNPLCANYTKDTLEMVGEPVSGMARCPYDPRHANVAVFADGSLFTATVTDFLAIDAVIYRSLSDSPALRTVKHDSKWFREPYFVSSMEWGPHIYFFFREMAMEFHHLEKVMVSRVARVCKADLGGSQRVLEKQWTTFLKARLNCSVPGDSHFYFNLLHATSDIIHMQGRDVILGLFSTPPNSIPGSAVCVFDMQQLAQVFEGRFKEQKSPESIWTPVPDEAVPKPRPGGCAVQGSRFSSSTTLPDEVLNFVKTHPLMDETVPLLGHRPWVVKTMGRYQLTAMVVDTEAGPHRNRTVLFLGSTRGTILKFLMIPSGDSVSHSSVFLEEVEGFNPEKCGEDSPQARQLLSLTLDRTSHTLLLAFPSCLVRMPTSRCHLYSRCMKSCLASRDPYCGWTRGSTCVFLRPGTRLPFQQDVDFGNATSHLGDCDGILQQSLLIEPESLVSLNLLVASAVSAFTIGAALSGLAVCWIMAHKPTNRRSASQSSIQRRERGLLSNGGGIGGSVLSVTRQGGGERPCSQGGETLFVMPNGWVKSGELDPGFLPTPEHTPQQKRRGLRLSDSNSGGWDTSQTYLGGGSVGLGSPCRMPPSVYLTTRLFQQGGGGRHGGEGRGGDAPRQQYVCLSKQEKGMKGTPKAPLRKSAGEYVYPMTPQDSPERRRVVSAPSAPVEYSEPLPLRWPAPEGYILSSHGMVPIPLPPPSMPPPGPQPYISQQHTPGLTRALLRGALERGELGELVDLSHLMSKKNCGDRTQPGQ
- the LOC101076448 gene encoding semaphorin-6B-like isoform X1, with product MSPLNGDATTARRNRRGKRQLEGDLRPERCLCAAAMGTVAPPLAFLLLLLHLAEGSFPEEPSPLSFVPIEVVRRYPIFLGRAHRSAPRQELHIQTVLQVNRTLYIGARDDLYRVELDNMAGEEMFYSKKRTWESNKNDIRVCRMKGKHEGECRNYIKVLLSQHGGLFICGTNAFNPLCANYTKDTLEMVGEPVSGMARCPYDPRHANVAVFADGSLFTATVTDFLAIDAVIYRSLSDSPALRTVKHDSKWFREPYFVSSMEWGPHIYFFFREMAMEFHHLEKVMVSRVARVCKADLGGSQRVLEKQWTTFLKARLNCSVPGDSHFYFNLLHATSDIIHMQGRDVILGLFSTPPNSIPGSAVCVFDMQQLAQVFEGRFKEQKSPESIWTPVPDEAVPKPRPGGCAVQGSRFSSSTTLPDEVLNFVKTHPLMDETVPLLGHRPWVVKTMGRYQLTAMVVDTEAGPHRNRTVLFLGSTRGTILKFLMIPSGDSVSHSSVFLEEVEGFNPEKCGEDSPQARQLLSLTLDRTSHTLLLAFPSCLVRMPTSRCHLYSRCMKSCLASRDPYCGWTRGSTCVFLRPGTRLPFQQDVDFGNATSHLGDCDGILQQSLLIEPESLVSLNLLVASAVSAFTIGAALSGLAVCWIMAHKPTNRRSASQSSIQRRERGLLSNGGGIGGSVLSVTRQGGGERPCSQGGETLFVMPNGWVKSGELDPGFLPTPEHTPQQKRRGLRLSDSNSGGWDTSQTYLGGGSVGLGSPCRMPPSVYLTTRLFQQGGGGRHGGEGRGGDAPRQQYVCLSKQEKGMKGTPKAPLRKSAGEYVYPMTPQDSPERRRVVSAPSAPVEYSEPLPLRWPAPEGYILSSHGMVPIPLPPPSMPPPGPQPYISQQHTPGLTRALLRGALERGELGELVDLSHLMSKKNCGDRTQPGQ